The Candidatus Desulfofervidus auxilii genome has a segment encoding these proteins:
- a CDS encoding OmpH family outer membrane protein produces the protein MRKALFFVISFVFLSFNLNAASFKIAIVDLQKALNLCEAGKAAKAKLAKKFEAMRRELEAKQKELEELKKELEKQSLMLSLEAKRDKEREYERKLRDFRDLYEDYKEEMNIAELEAVKPILNDLKETAEEIRKKEGYVIVLEKNTAGIICYEKEVDITDKVIKLYNKKWKARQKGEK, from the coding sequence ATGAGAAAGGCTTTGTTTTTTGTGATTTCATTTGTATTTTTAAGTTTCAATTTGAATGCGGCTTCTTTTAAAATAGCTATTGTGGATCTGCAAAAGGCATTAAATCTTTGTGAGGCAGGAAAAGCGGCTAAAGCAAAATTGGCTAAAAAATTTGAGGCTATGAGGAGAGAGCTTGAGGCAAAACAAAAAGAGTTAGAAGAATTAAAAAAAGAATTAGAAAAACAAAGCTTGATGCTAAGTCTTGAGGCAAAAAGGGATAAGGAAAGGGAATATGAAAGAAAATTAAGAGATTTTAGAGATTTATATGAGGATTATAAAGAAGAGATGAATATAGCTGAGCTTGAAGCAGTAAAACCTATTTTAAATGATTTAAAGGAGACAGCTGAAGAGATTAGGAAAAAAGAAGGATATGTAATTGTTCTTGAAAAGAATACAGCTGGAATTATCTGTTATGAAAAAGAGGTAGATATTACTGATAAAGTTATTAAGCTTTATAACAAAAAATGGAAAGCAAGACAGAAAGGGGAAAAATAA
- the lpxA gene encoding acyl-ACP--UDP-N-acetylglucosamine O-acyltransferase, giving the protein MKKIHSTAIIDKSAEIADNVTIGPYCIIGPKVIVGEGTVLGSHVVIHSHTRIGKYCQIYSFSSIGAPPQDLKYKGEESWVEIGDYNIIREYVTINRGTVAGGGITSVGNYNLIMAYVHIAHDCKIGNHVILANVATLGGHVEIEDYAIVGGIVAVHQFVKIGAYSIIGGASATVKDIPPYVMASGNRVKLYGLNVIGLKRHGFKLEVINALKKAYKILIHAPITLKEAIKRIKEDNIFSLPEVAHFVKFIENSKRGVPRRWEKK; this is encoded by the coding sequence ATGAAAAAGATTCATTCTACTGCCATCATTGATAAATCAGCAGAGATTGCTGATAATGTAACTATTGGGCCATATTGTATTATTGGGCCAAAGGTAATTGTTGGTGAAGGTACGGTTTTAGGTTCTCATGTAGTAATCCATTCCCATACAAGAATCGGAAAATATTGTCAAATATATTCATTTTCCTCAATTGGTGCTCCACCTCAGGACTTAAAATATAAGGGTGAAGAAAGCTGGGTAGAGATTGGGGATTACAATATCATTAGAGAATATGTTACTATTAATCGAGGGACAGTTGCTGGTGGAGGAATAACCTCTGTTGGCAATTATAATTTAATTATGGCTTATGTACATATAGCCCATGATTGTAAGATTGGTAATCATGTAATTTTAGCCAATGTAGCTACTCTTGGTGGTCATGTTGAAATAGAGGATTATGCTATTGTAGGAGGTATTGTTGCTGTTCATCAATTTGTAAAAATAGGTGCTTATTCTATTATAGGTGGTGCATCAGCTACTGTAAAAGATATTCCTCCTTATGTTATGGCTTCAGGAAATCGAGTAAAATTATATGGTTTAAATGTTATAGGTTTAAAACGTCATGGATTTAAGTTGGAAGTGATTAATGCCCTTAAAAAGGCATATAAAATCTTAATTCATGCTCCAATTACCCTTAAAGAAGCTATTAAAAGAATTAAAGAAGATAATATTTTTTCTCTTCCTGAAGTTGCTCATTTTGTCAAATTTATTGAAAATTCTAAAAGAGGAGTTCCAAGACGGTGGGAGAAAAAATAG
- a CDS encoding prepilin-type N-terminal cleavage/methylation domain-containing protein, whose protein sequence is MFRKWHELRKKNKGFTLIELMIVVAIIAILAAIAIPQYRKFQYKAKTSEAKANIDAIKTAEESYAAETDNYLLCAARPTTAPGASKQAWGSTQTAFDSIGFHPAGSVYYQYAV, encoded by the coding sequence ATGTTTAGAAAATGGCATGAATTAAGAAAGAAAAACAAAGGTTTTACGCTCATTGAATTGATGATTGTTGTGGCAATCATTGCTATTCTGGCAGCAATTGCTATACCGCAGTATAGGAAGTTTCAGTATAAAGCAAAAACTTCCGAGGCAAAGGCAAATATAGATGCAATAAAAACAGCAGAAGAATCGTATGCTGCTGAAACAGATAATTATTTACTTTGCGCGGCCAGACCTACTACTGCTCCCGGAGCTTCTAAGCAAGCTTGGGGAAGTACTCAAACAGCATTTGACTCAATTGGTTTCCACCCAGCAGGTTCTGTTTACTATCAATACGCAGTTAG
- the lpxI gene encoding UDP-2,3-diacylglucosamine diphosphatase LpxI (LpxI, functionally equivalent to LpxH, replaces it in LPS biosynthesis in a minority of bacteria.): MGEKIGLIAGNGQFPILFAKSAKENGYKVIAVAHIGETEPILKDYVEQIEWIKVGQLGKLIKIFKKAGIKKLVLAGGISKRRLFTEIFPDLKALSLLARLRHKHDDAALRAVAEELEKEGFVVCPSTLFVPSLLAKEGCLTKKKPTKEEKKDIEFGWKMAKAIGELDIGQCVVVKRQVVVAVEAVEGTDETIKRGGKLAKEGAVVVKVSKPHQDLRFDVPAVGKKTIETMASVKAKVLAIEAEKTLIFDKEEMISTANKSGISIVSLREL, from the coding sequence GTGGGAGAAAAAATAGGTTTAATTGCAGGTAATGGTCAATTTCCTATTTTATTTGCTAAATCAGCCAAGGAAAATGGTTATAAAGTAATAGCTGTTGCTCATATTGGTGAGACAGAGCCTATTTTAAAGGATTATGTAGAGCAGATAGAGTGGATTAAGGTAGGTCAATTGGGAAAATTGATAAAGATTTTTAAAAAAGCAGGAATAAAAAAATTGGTATTGGCAGGAGGGATTAGTAAAAGGCGGCTTTTTACAGAAATTTTTCCTGATTTAAAGGCATTGAGTCTTTTAGCTCGTTTAAGACATAAGCATGATGATGCTGCATTAAGGGCAGTAGCTGAAGAGTTGGAGAAAGAAGGTTTTGTTGTATGTCCATCCACATTGTTTGTTCCCTCTTTATTAGCAAAAGAAGGTTGTTTAACAAAGAAAAAACCAACAAAAGAAGAAAAAAAGGATATTGAGTTTGGTTGGAAAATGGCAAAAGCTATTGGTGAATTGGATATTGGTCAATGTGTGGTTGTAAAAAGGCAAGTAGTAGTAGCAGTTGAAGCTGTTGAAGGGACTGATGAGACTATAAAAAGGGGAGGAAAATTGGCTAAAGAAGGGGCAGTAGTAGTTAAGGTAAGTAAGCCTCATCAAGATTTACGGTTTGATGTGCCAGCTGTTGGAAAGAAAACTATAGAGACAATGGCATCAGTAAAGGCAAAGGTGCTTGCTATAGAGGCAGAAAAGACTTTAATTTTTGATAAAGAAGAGATGATTTCAACAGCTAATAAATCAGGGATTAGTATTGTTAGTTTAAGAGAACTATAA
- a CDS encoding molybdopterin molybdotransferase MoeA: MKKDFLITKSPQELFKLYSLFPQMEKETVFLEEALGRVLAEDTSASEDLPGFKRATMDGYAVKAKDTFGASESAPIWLKVIGEVKMGEIPEYKLNRGEAVKIYTGGMLPEGADAVLMLEYTQIIDEETIEVLKPVAPLENIILADEDFKKGELILKKGHRLRPQDIGVFAAFGLNYVPVYKKPTVAIISTGDEVVPITKKPKLGEVRDVNTYTLSALVKESGGIPLPMGLVKDDLNLLKKICKKAIESADVVLLSGGSSIGIRDFTLEVISSFPDNEILCHGVAISPGKPTIFARVKQKAIWGLPGQITSAIIVFMVLVKKFLQWISGETEIILKEFKTIKAKMEVNIASAQGREDYIRVRVFKKNGIYFAKPILGKSGLINTLIKADGLIKIDLNAEGLDKGEEVEVILF, from the coding sequence ATGAAAAAAGATTTTTTAATTACCAAATCGCCTCAAGAATTATTCAAGTTATATTCTTTATTTCCTCAAATGGAAAAAGAAACTGTCTTTTTAGAAGAGGCATTGGGTCGTGTATTAGCTGAAGATACATCAGCCTCTGAAGATTTGCCAGGTTTTAAAAGGGCAACAATGGATGGATATGCAGTGAAAGCTAAAGATACATTTGGTGCTTCAGAGAGTGCTCCTATTTGGTTAAAAGTGATTGGTGAAGTAAAGATGGGTGAGATACCTGAATATAAATTAAATAGAGGAGAGGCAGTAAAAATATATACAGGAGGTATGTTACCAGAAGGGGCAGATGCTGTTTTAATGTTAGAATATACTCAAATTATTGATGAGGAGACAATAGAAGTCTTAAAGCCTGTTGCTCCTCTTGAAAATATTATATTAGCAGATGAAGACTTTAAAAAAGGAGAATTGATATTAAAAAAAGGTCATAGATTAAGACCTCAAGATATTGGAGTGTTTGCAGCATTTGGTCTAAACTATGTTCCAGTTTATAAAAAGCCTACTGTAGCTATCATTTCAACAGGGGATGAAGTAGTACCTATAACAAAAAAACCTAAATTGGGAGAAGTGCGAGATGTAAATACATATACACTTTCTGCTTTAGTAAAAGAAAGTGGAGGGATACCTTTACCAATGGGTTTAGTAAAAGATGATTTAAATCTTTTAAAAAAAATTTGTAAAAAAGCTATTGAAAGTGCAGATGTAGTATTGCTTTCAGGAGGAAGTTCTATTGGGATAAGAGATTTTACTTTAGAAGTAATTTCCTCTTTTCCTGATAATGAAATTTTATGTCATGGGGTGGCTATTAGTCCTGGTAAACCTACAATATTTGCAAGAGTAAAGCAAAAGGCTATATGGGGATTACCTGGTCAGATAACTTCAGCTATTATTGTTTTTATGGTTTTAGTAAAAAAATTTCTTCAATGGATAAGTGGTGAGACAGAGATAATTTTAAAAGAATTTAAGACAATAAAAGCAAAAATGGAAGTAAATATAGCCTCAGCACAGGGTAGGGAAGATTACATAAGGGTAAGAGTATTTAAAAAAAATGGTATTTATTTTGCCAAACCAATATTAGGAAAATCAGGTCTTATTAACACTTTGATAAAAGCAGATGGATTAATAAAGATTGATTTAAATGCAGAAGGTTTGGATAAGGGAGAGGAAGTGGAGGTGATTTTGTTTTGA
- the lpxD gene encoding UDP-3-O-(3-hydroxymyristoyl)glucosamine N-acyltransferase — protein MKLKEIADFLQAELIGDGDLEISGLAPIEEAKEGDITFVANPKYKKYLVTTKASAAIVSLDVKKAPIALIRTKNPYLAYALIAQLFYKWPYGFKGISHQAFIAEDVYLGKDVTVYPFVCIESGVEIGDETIIFSGVYIGPDVKIGKKTIIYPNVVIMAACEIGNHVIIHSGAVIGSDGFGFAPDDKGRYVKIPQLGKVKIEDDVEIGANTTIDRAAIGETVIKRGTKIDNLVQIAHNVQIGEDSIIVAQVGIAGSTKVGNKVTLAGQVGIVGHIEIGNGVTIGAKSGVPRSVPPGVVVASGVPAMPYRTYLKTMSILPKLPEVAAKLKKIEKELDVLKNKVGVKDEEENS, from the coding sequence ATGAAGTTGAAAGAAATTGCTGATTTCCTTCAAGCAGAACTTATCGGGGATGGTGATTTAGAAATTAGTGGTTTAGCTCCAATTGAAGAAGCAAAGGAAGGAGATATTACTTTTGTTGCTAATCCTAAATATAAAAAATACTTGGTAACGACAAAGGCTAGTGCTGCTATTGTATCTTTGGATGTAAAAAAAGCACCTATAGCATTAATTAGAACAAAAAATCCTTATTTAGCCTATGCCTTAATCGCACAGTTGTTTTATAAATGGCCATATGGATTTAAAGGTATAAGTCATCAAGCATTTATTGCAGAAGATGTATATTTGGGAAAGGATGTAACTGTTTATCCCTTTGTTTGTATTGAAAGTGGGGTAGAAATTGGTGATGAAACAATAATTTTTTCAGGTGTTTATATTGGGCCAGATGTAAAAATTGGAAAAAAAACTATTATTTATCCTAATGTAGTTATTATGGCCGCTTGTGAGATTGGCAACCATGTGATTATTCATAGTGGAGCAGTGATTGGTAGTGATGGTTTTGGGTTTGCTCCTGATGATAAAGGAAGATATGTAAAGATTCCTCAGTTAGGAAAGGTTAAAATTGAAGATGATGTGGAAATTGGTGCTAATACTACAATTGATAGGGCGGCTATAGGAGAGACAGTAATTAAAAGGGGGACAAAGATTGATAATCTTGTTCAGATTGCTCATAATGTGCAAATTGGTGAAGATAGCATTATTGTAGCTCAGGTAGGTATTGCAGGTAGTACAAAAGTAGGCAATAAAGTAACACTTGCTGGTCAAGTTGGTATTGTTGGTCATATAGAGATTGGTAATGGGGTGACAATAGGTGCAAAAAGTGGAGTGCCTAGGTCTGTTCCACCTGGTGTGGTTGTGGCTTCTGGTGTGCCAGCTATGCCATATCGGACATATCTTAAAACTATGTCAATTTTGCCTAAGTTGCCAGAAGTTGCGGCCAAATTAAAGAAAATAGAGAAAGAATTGGATGTTTTAAAAAATAAGGTTGGGGTGAAAGATGAAGAAGAGAACTCTTGA
- the fabZ gene encoding 3-hydroxyacyl-ACP dehydratase FabZ, which produces MKKRTLDVMEIQKYLPHRYPFLLVDRILEIEPGKRIVGLKNVTFNEPFFQGHFPQSPIMPGVLVIEAMAQVGGVLAYQSAPEAKGKLIYFAALDKVRFRRPVVPGDQLILELEMLRQGSKVCKMRGKALVDGQVVAEGELTAILAE; this is translated from the coding sequence ATGAAGAAGAGAACTCTTGATGTTATGGAGATTCAAAAATATTTACCCCATAGATATCCTTTTTTATTAGTTGACCGTATATTAGAGATAGAGCCAGGTAAAAGGATTGTTGGTTTAAAGAATGTTACATTTAATGAACCATTTTTCCAAGGTCATTTTCCTCAATCTCCAATCATGCCTGGTGTTTTAGTAATAGAGGCAATGGCTCAAGTAGGTGGTGTCTTAGCCTATCAATCTGCCCCAGAGGCAAAGGGTAAGTTGATTTATTTTGCTGCTTTGGACAAAGTAAGGTTTCGCCGTCCTGTAGTACCTGGTGATCAGCTAATCTTAGAGTTAGAGATGTTAAGGCAGGGTTCAAAGGTATGTAAGATGCGTGGAAAGGCTTTGGTAGATGGTCAAGTTGTAGCTGAAGGGGAATTGACTGCTATTTTAGCTGAATAA
- the lpxB gene encoding lipid-A-disaccharide synthase, whose product MGNCIFMVAGEASGDLYGARLIEALKKELPDIEIRGIGGPCMRSVGLYPVYEAEKLTVVGMTEVFYHLKHIYLAWQRAKKDFLSHSFKIFVPIDYPDFNLRLASYAKKLNIPVFYYISPQIWAWRKNRAKKIASLVKEMAVILPFEEAFYRPFGVRAVFVGHPLLDIMPLSEVKDEKIIGILPGSRPSEIRYILPIMLAAACLIYKKRPEFKFILPIAPTLKKDYLYNIIKNEKLNVPIDLVKDENYKLRRRCCFLIVASGTATLETAILLKPFVIVYRLSSISYILGKRLVKIPYIGLVNWVAGKKIVPEFVQYQAKPELIAKMVLDYLAHPEKIKKMKEELKKLRACLGTPGVAERVAKRIKRFLIT is encoded by the coding sequence ATGGGAAATTGCATTTTTATGGTAGCAGGAGAAGCATCTGGTGATTTGTATGGGGCGCGTTTGATTGAGGCATTAAAAAAAGAATTGCCTGATATAGAGATTCGAGGAATAGGTGGGCCATGTATGCGTTCAGTAGGTCTTTATCCTGTTTATGAGGCAGAAAAACTTACAGTAGTTGGTATGACAGAAGTATTTTATCATCTAAAACATATCTATCTTGCATGGCAAAGGGCAAAAAAAGATTTTTTAAGCCATTCATTTAAAATTTTTGTTCCTATTGATTATCCAGACTTTAACTTGCGTTTGGCTTCATATGCAAAAAAATTAAATATTCCAGTGTTTTATTACATTAGTCCTCAAATTTGGGCATGGCGTAAAAATCGAGCTAAAAAGATTGCCTCTTTAGTAAAAGAAATGGCTGTTATTTTGCCATTTGAAGAAGCATTTTATCGCCCATTTGGAGTAAGGGCAGTTTTTGTTGGTCATCCCTTGCTTGATATCATGCCTCTTTCAGAAGTTAAAGATGAAAAAATAATTGGTATTTTGCCAGGAAGTAGACCAAGTGAAATAAGATATATTTTGCCAATTATGCTTGCTGCTGCTTGTTTAATTTATAAGAAGCGACCAGAATTTAAATTTATTTTACCAATAGCTCCAACTTTAAAAAAAGATTATTTGTATAATATTATTAAGAATGAGAAATTAAATGTTCCCATCGATTTAGTAAAAGATGAAAATTATAAATTAAGAAGGCGTTGTTGTTTTCTTATTGTTGCCTCTGGTACAGCCACACTAGAAACTGCCATTCTTTTAAAACCTTTTGTAATTGTTTACCGACTTTCATCTATAAGTTATATTTTAGGTAAAAGGCTTGTAAAAATTCCATATATTGGACTTGTAAATTGGGTGGCAGGCAAGAAGATAGTCCCAGAATTTGTTCAATATCAGGCAAAACCAGAATTAATAGCAAAAATGGTTCTTGATTATTTAGCTCATCCAGAAAAAATAAAAAAAATGAAAGAAGAATTGAAAAAATTACGTGCTTGCTTAGGTACACCTGGTGTTGCTGAACGAGTAGCAAAAAGGATAAAAAGGTTTTTAATAACATGA
- the msbA gene encoding lipid A export permease/ATP-binding protein MsbA, with product MIQVYSRLLKWVKPYWFYLLIAMFCMLIVAGATAATAYLVKPVLDKIFFEKNLKMLTFLPPLIVLLYAIKGIFWYLQTYLMNYVGQRVVCNLREKLYTHILELPLSYFQHHHTGSLMSRILNDVTLIQGAVSGAVTRLFCDTFTIIGLIGVVFYRDFILATITMIVFPLAIMPVLRIGRKIRKISTSSQEEMGELSSLLNETFSGARIVKAFGMEDYEKKRFQKINNKLFRWYMRAISMQAISSPLMEFLGSIGIATVIGYGGYQVIKGVSTPGNFFSFIAGVMMLYRPIKGLSNVYNTVQQGVAAAIRVFEVLDTEKEKKDDAGIELPRFKDSIIYKQVWFKYPGEEEWVLKNLNLVIKKGEKVALVGPSGAGKTTIVNLLPRFFDTDKGRIIIDGHDIKAVNLRSLRSQIAIVSQDTILFNDTVKNNIRYGRPDATDEEIIAAAKAAYAYDFIKKLPQGFDTIIGEKGIRLSGGEQQRICIARAILKNAPILILDEATSFLDTESEAMVQKALENLLTDRTALIIAHRLSTIVNADKIAVVNNGHIVEEGKHKELLAKNGFYAKLYKIQFKKE from the coding sequence ATGATTCAGGTTTATTCTCGACTTTTAAAATGGGTCAAACCTTATTGGTTCTATCTCTTAATAGCTATGTTTTGTATGTTAATAGTGGCAGGAGCAACTGCAGCTACTGCCTATTTAGTTAAACCAGTACTTGATAAAATTTTTTTTGAAAAAAATTTAAAAATGCTTACTTTTCTTCCTCCTTTAATTGTTTTGCTCTATGCCATTAAAGGTATTTTTTGGTATTTACAGACTTATCTTATGAATTATGTTGGGCAAAGAGTTGTTTGTAATTTAAGGGAAAAACTTTATACCCATATACTTGAATTGCCACTCTCTTATTTCCAACATCATCATACTGGTTCACTTATGAGTCGTATTCTAAATGATGTTACTTTAATTCAAGGAGCAGTTTCTGGGGCAGTAACACGACTTTTTTGCGATACTTTTACTATTATTGGTCTTATTGGTGTAGTATTTTATCGAGATTTTATACTTGCTACTATTACTATGATTGTATTTCCCTTAGCTATTATGCCTGTTTTGCGGATTGGAAGAAAGATAAGGAAAATCAGCACTTCTTCTCAAGAGGAAATGGGAGAACTTTCTTCTCTTTTAAATGAAACATTTTCAGGAGCAAGGATTGTTAAGGCATTTGGTATGGAAGATTATGAAAAAAAACGATTTCAAAAAATTAATAATAAACTCTTTCGTTGGTATATGCGGGCTATAAGTATGCAGGCTATAAGTTCACCTCTTATGGAATTTTTGGGAAGTATTGGGATTGCTACAGTTATAGGTTATGGTGGCTATCAGGTAATTAAAGGGGTTTCTACTCCTGGAAATTTCTTTTCCTTTATTGCTGGTGTGATGATGCTTTATCGACCAATAAAGGGATTAAGCAATGTTTATAATACAGTTCAACAAGGAGTAGCAGCTGCTATTAGAGTTTTTGAAGTCCTTGATACGGAAAAGGAAAAAAAGGATGATGCAGGAATAGAATTACCTCGTTTTAAAGATTCAATTATATATAAACAAGTTTGGTTTAAGTATCCTGGAGAAGAAGAATGGGTATTAAAAAACCTCAATCTTGTTATTAAAAAAGGCGAAAAAGTAGCTTTAGTAGGGCCAAGTGGGGCAGGCAAGACAACAATTGTCAATCTATTACCTAGATTTTTTGATACAGATAAAGGAAGGATTATCATTGATGGTCATGATATTAAAGCAGTAAATTTACGTTCTTTAAGGTCTCAAATTGCTATTGTCAGTCAAGATACTATTCTCTTTAATGATACAGTTAAAAATAATATTCGTTATGGACGTCCTGATGCTACAGATGAAGAAATCATAGCTGCTGCTAAAGCAGCATATGCTTATGATTTCATTAAAAAACTTCCTCAGGGATTTGATACTATCATAGGAGAAAAAGGTATTAGGCTTTCAGGTGGAGAGCAACAGCGGATTTGCATTGCTAGAGCAATTTTAAAAAATGCCCCAATTTTAATTTTAGATGAAGCTACTTCTTTTCTAGATACAGAATCTGAAGCAATGGTGCAAAAAGCTTTAGAAAATCTATTAACAGACCGCACTGCTTTAATCATTGCTCATCGTCTTTCCACCATTGTCAATGCAGATAAGATTGCTGTAGTCAATAATGGTCATATTGTTGAAGAAGGAAAGCATAAAGAGCTTTTAGCCAAAAATGGATTTTATGCAAAGCTTTATAAGATACAGTTTAAAAAGGAATGA
- a CDS encoding Gfo/Idh/MocA family oxidoreductase: MLKVGVIGVGYLGQFHAEKYAQLPDVKLVGVMDIKKERAKEVANRFQCIAFDSLESLLKEIEAVSVVVPTKSHYEVASICLNKGKHVLLEKPMTETLKQADDLIALAQKKGVVFQIGHLERFNPAVIALFKYLKNPLFIESHRLGFSLERGIDVDVILDLMIHDLDIVLTAVNANVVEIRAVGVPVVSEKIDIANVRLEFENGCVANLTASRISGKDMRKIRFFQKDAYFSLDYIKKELVIVRRQQGFLPFSYKCLHFEGDQLKEEIISFIKAIKDNKPPVVSAQDGRRALALALDINQHIQKRLK; the protein is encoded by the coding sequence ATGCTAAAAGTAGGTGTTATTGGTGTAGGTTATTTAGGGCAATTTCATGCAGAAAAATATGCTCAATTGCCAGATGTAAAATTAGTTGGTGTAATGGATATAAAAAAGGAGAGGGCAAAGGAAGTAGCTAATCGTTTTCAATGTATTGCTTTTGATTCCCTTGAATCTCTTTTAAAAGAAATAGAGGCAGTAAGTGTAGTAGTACCAACAAAATCTCATTATGAAGTAGCAAGCATTTGTTTAAATAAAGGAAAGCATGTGCTTCTTGAAAAACCAATGACAGAAACACTTAAACAGGCAGATGATCTTATTGCCCTTGCCCAAAAAAAAGGAGTGGTTTTTCAAATCGGACATTTGGAAAGATTTAATCCTGCTGTAATTGCCCTTTTTAAATATTTAAAAAACCCTTTATTTATTGAATCTCATCGTTTAGGTTTTTCTTTAGAAAGAGGAATAGATGTAGATGTTATTTTGGATTTAATGATTCATGATTTGGATATTGTTTTAACTGCTGTAAATGCAAATGTTGTAGAAATTAGAGCAGTTGGAGTACCAGTAGTGTCTGAAAAAATAGATATTGCTAATGTGCGTTTAGAGTTTGAAAATGGCTGTGTAGCCAATTTAACAGCCAGTCGTATTTCTGGAAAGGATATGCGTAAAATTAGATTTTTTCAAAAAGATGCATATTTTTCCCTTGATTATATTAAAAAAGAATTAGTTATTGTTAGACGACAACAAGGTTTTTTACCATTTTCTTATAAATGTTTACATTTTGAAGGTGATCAATTAAAGGAAGAAATAATTAGCTTTATTAAAGCCATTAAAGATAATAAACCACCTGTAGTTTCTGCTCAGGATGGTCGTAGGGCACTTGCCTTAGCCCTAGATATTAATCAGCATATTCAAAAAAGGTTAAAATAA